The segment ctcagagatggaattggccttcatgacatgtggttgcaaaggcaagctacaaaccacgtTTGCAGTACGTTAATTCAGAGGAGGCGCTGTTCGCTGGTGGAATaccctagggaagactttgagccccaatgagcccctacaactgacatgggcagagtttctggtgcaattcaaacgtaagtactgctcagcccaaaatttgcttgagctagaaaaccaattcctgactctgaagaaaggaagcatgtcaatcgatgagtacacgaacaacttcacagaaaagatggagtttgccttgcgtcttgttctgGATGAGCTGgcgaaaattgataagtacgcaaagggacttccatgggagtacgcagtgccagtgcgtcaggcacctacttggaggcagctatctgggctgccaagtcggttgaggatatgatcaagggaagagccgccaacaagaccgaggttggcgaaaagaggaagtttgaggggtctgcgaatCCCGATGAGAGTAGCAAGTCCAAtacaaggaagtttagaggaggagggagtgaagaaagatggtgcgagaagtgcaaaaagaaacactctggaaaatgcggtgaggaggtgacttgtttcaagtgtgggaagcatgggcattatgcgaACGAGTGTAAATttaacaaaagggtgtgttacgaatgtaacgaggaagggcacttcaagcaagatttcccaaagagagaaggggctacaaagccaaatgtgccggcgaaaccaaaggcaagagcatttcaaatgatccttgacgaagcagctgacgatgcaaggaatcagctgacccgctcagtttatttatatcacaggtgacgatatgaagtgacattacactgagagatttaaagagatgtagatcactagtgtaaataattgtaagttctgtttatgcttatatttctgtattaacgatgacatccaaaacgttttaaaatgaaataaatacgtttcttcgaaaatgttttaataacgtatttatcgtattttctgggaacaaattccgcaacatttttataaaaagaagtactctgatttttataaagcataaacaaaattggtctttctaGCCATGAaaaataggggatgtcacagttttaagtgggttagatctgatcccacatcggctgggaaggagaactaagcattccttataaggggtgtggataccttccctatcacaacgtgttttaaagccgtgagggcagcaaatcccataagaactctgtagttaagcatgctcgggcgggagtagtaccaggatgggtgaccccctgggaagtcctcgtgccgagtggcccaaagcggacaatattgcgatacgtgccagagggggatgttacaaatggtatcagagccagggcacgggtcgatgtgttccacggggacgtcgaaccctataatggggggtgaaagtgggttagatctgatcctacatcggctgggaaggagaactaagcattccttataaggggtgtggataccttccctatcacaacgcgtttaaaagctgtgagggcagcagatcccataagaagtctacagttaagcgtgcttgggcgggagtaataccaggatgggtgaccccctgtgaagtcctcgtgccgagtgtaAGAAGtctacagttaagcgtgctcgggcgggagtaataccaggatgggtgaccccctgggaagtcctcgtgccgagtggcccaaagcggacaatattgcgatacgtgtcagagggggatgttacaatagTTATGTTTACTCGAatgatgtgtatatatatacacacacgacTTTATAGTGAGCATGATGGAAGTTGTAAACATGGAAACttacttgttgaattatatatTCATATATCACCGATCGAGGAAACACAAGTTCATATTGATCATATGAAACTTGGGcctaggggtgtaaacgagccgagccgagcccaaccgagctcgagctcggctcgtttaatttTGAGGAAGCTCGAGCTCAATTCGAGTCTTAAAATAAAGCTCGAGCTTGGCTCGTGAGCAATTTAGTGGGCTCATGAGCCTaatcgagcctaaacgagcctatatatatatatatatatatatatatatatatatatatatatatatatatatatatatatatatatatatgtgtgtgtgtgtgtgtgtgtacgtagtACGTAcgtacgtgtatatatatatatatatatatatatatatatatatatatatatatatatatatatatatatatatatatatatgctcgtttaagctcgtttaggctcgcgagcccattAACTGAAGCTCGGCtcaagctcgtttaataaacgagcctcattTTTAGGCTCAAGCTCGGCTCAAGCTCGTTTAATTCGAtatcgagtcgagcttttaatgaGTCGATCCCAAGTAGCTCGACTCACTTATACTCTACTCGGGCCACGGTTGAAAGTTGATTCTTGTTGTTGAAACTTAAAATGTTCAAGTTGTTAATTTCTATAATAAATTAGATTGGTGGAATGACTatttttaaacctttttttttGTCTTGCTTACGTCACTTAATTTAAGATAATAAACCACTTAGGCGAACTGAAAAAaacattgcataaaattttcatGATAGAAAATCAGAAGAAATAAAGTTTTGTAATAAAATTGTAAACTTAAAAActtaattgagaaaaaaaaaacacaatatcaaaattgatttttgggataatgacttaaaagagtaatatatttttcgatctgtacacatttggtcactgagttttttttttcgtccacatttaccccttcaacttgttaaactgtacacatccagtccttatgaccggttactaCAGGTTAGCCAGGAAAAATGACTTATTTGATGGTGAATGCAGCCTAGCTCTCCCCATTCAATAGGCTAAGCCTATCCCTTTGCCGTAAAGCTAATTAgggtaatatatttatcattttgtacacatttagtccttaatatttttgtacacatttagtccttaatatttttttttttgtttcaaaataagtcattttttgtttttgtatcaATTCAGTACTCATGAATGATttatttagggtttttctcacgacatctaacATGAGACTATCATTGATGATAGGGACGGTTCTCTTTGGGTGCCCGCAGTGGCACCGACAACCCCTGCTTTTTCCTGTATGCAGTGTACATTTTTcgatattttttgattttttttcttttttctacttACCGGCAACACCTACTACCAAATCCTGCGTCCGTCCCTGATTGATGAGGTGTTTGGGGCtgttgatgcttatgtccatcgCGGCCTCGACTGCTTGGGTGCATAGGTCTTGTGGTTTGGTTTAGGTTTTGTATTCCAAACGTCGTAATTTCTTCATACAATATCtgatgaaagttgtagtagactaaaatacaaacacataaatataaagatcgttaaaatcccAGATAATATGAAAAATTTATGACGTTCAAAACACATGACCCAAACAACCAAATAGTTGAGATCGCGATAGATATAAGCATCAAAAACCTAAAACACCTCGTTAATGATTGTTCCATGTAAGATGTGAGAAAAACTTAAAGAAAACATTCATAAGTATGAAATGAGTACAaacacaaaaataaattattttgcaaaaaaaaaaaaaaaataaggactaaatgtatacaaaaatattaaggactaaatgtgtacaaaatgagaaatatattaccctatcaaGACATTTTTACCGGTTAACCTCAaataaccggtcataaggactgaatgtgtacagtttaacaagttgaaagaggtaaatatgaacaaaaaataaTCTCAGTgaccaaatatatacaaatcgaaaaatatattaccctccttttaagtcattatcccttgatTTTTTATACAAACTTACTTTTATCCGATTTGCCCTTATATTTATAACAAAAACTAAACTAACAATAATGAAATTGTGTAAAATATAAATACGTGATAAATTACTCCGAAAGTTCAGTTCAGTAGCGAGAACCAAAAATGGCGGAATCGAGTGTGGAGACGAACGCCACGCCTACCACTAGACCACAAGCAAGACGGCTGAAAGGTCATAAAGCCATCGCCACCTGCTGTATTGCTTCCCGCGATCGTCCTGGCCTCATCGCTTCTTCATCCGAAGTACGCACCCTTTCTCACCTCTTAATTTGCCTCTTTCAGTTGTGTTATCATTTTACTGTTTGTTTATTGACACTTGCCAATCACTTAATTCCAAAAGAGAGACGAACTCTTCACTAAGGAGTTCGTACCTATTTCAACTACGAAATTGATAGGAATTCTTCGCATTGCGTGCATTTGTGCTGTGTTGCTTTTGAGGTTACGAATACTAACATTTAACCTTAAATATGCTATTAATTTCCTGATATAGTACGAATTCCTGTTAACTACATTAAGGCTACTCAAAGTTATTACGTATGAGTTCACAAGGCTTGGCTTCAGATTTTAAGGAAATTTTGATACAATTTTTTAAACCTAAGTACCTAACAAGGGATTTTGGAGTCAATTTAATTAACATTCAACCTCAAAAACAATATGTTAGGTCAGAAGGCTTATCAAATGGTACTGACTATGGAATTATATCATGGTATATGCAGGATGGGTGTGTTTGCTGGTTTGATATGCGATGTAAAGATCTTTTGTTTACCATGGATGCTGCACAAAATCCTATTTCCTCCTTATGCTTCAAACCAGGTTAGTGCTCTTAGTTTTCAATACATTGTAGCAATTTATCTCTGttgtttcaaatgaatatattgTGGTTTAGTTGTTTGTTAACATGTTTAACTTAACTAAAAAATTGGTTTAGGTGCGCAAATGCAGgagattatgttatgctatttcTTTTTTCAAGAAAAGTTTAATAAGCTGCTTGTATTTTTTTCGTATTGCAGGGAATGAGGATATCatatacatttcttcagaaaatGAAGTGAAGGTTTTTGATATACATATGGTAATTTTGATTAGATAATCATCCCATATCCTCCTTTTATTACACTTAAACTATTCGTTGATTTTGAGTTGTTAGGTTTTATTTGACACCCATACTCGTTTGACTcatttacataaagaaaaaactTACTTGTTCCATGGTTATTCTTTAGAGGTGACAATGTTTAGCTTCATCTTGTAGCTTGCCTCATGGAAGCCATTGGAGAATTTCAATTACAATAAAGAGGAGATAAACCAGGTCCAGATTTACATTATCTGTTTTTCTTTTATCTGAAAAGTTACATTCAacaaatagcaatatactttcatttatttgtgtattatagcatCCACTTCCATTTCTGATTGGGTaggttttcaaagtacaatgttgcaatagaaaaaaatgaaaatagaaagctataataaacaaatcaattgaAGTATGTTTCTATTTCATGCAATTTACCTTtatctaaactcataagttattgtAGCTATCATTTGCATCATAACTGAGCATCTACTTCTTTCTATGCAGATCACATGCAACTCAAAATCATCTTTTCTAGCAGCTGCAGATGATGGTGGTGATATAAAGGTTTGGTTATTTAGTTAatagattaatttttttttctacttcACAACAACGATTACAAtagtcatttttggtttaatgatcttttttttttaatcttcttTTTCTATCTGCTCTATATCTTAGCATTAATTTATTCCTCTTAATACTGATTATTATCTTGCAGATTATTGACATTCGCCAAAAATGCCTTTATAAGACATTAAGAGCTGCCCATGAAAGTGTATCCTTAAATTATTTGTCTTGCATaatcattcccccccccccccccccccccccccccccccccacacacacacacacacacacacacacacaattttcTTGGTTGTCATCTTAATTTATTTTCAGATATGTAGCAGTGTGCAGTTTCTTCCTTGGAGACCTTGGGaaggtgtgtttttttttttaatttttatattgcCTTTAATCTGTGAATATTACTTATTTAACAAAGAGTAAATTACCTTTTTGGTACCTGAGTTTGTTCAAAAGTCTCAGTTATGGTCCCAAACAGTTTCCTCTTTGCAATTTTGGTTCCTATATGCACCAAAATTGCATAAGGAAATTTGAAAACACAAATTTTGAACATTCTGATGGACCAAAATCGTTACACTTTAAAAATAAACACTAAAATTGCAAAGGAAACTATCTGGGGACCAAAACTACAAATTTTTTACAAACtcagggaccaaaactgtaacaTGTTTCTTTTGCAGTAATCACTGGTGGGCTTGATTCAAAGCTTATAATGTGGGACTTCTCCAAAGGACGACCATTCAAAGTTATGGACTTGGGTATGATTATGCGAAATTCATGTGTACAAAAGACGTTAATGCCCTCATTAGTTTTaaatatatacaattttttttttctctctcttcctttAGGTAAGTCTGATCCAGAGAGCAGCAGTAGTGGGGCCCAGTGCTTCAACCCTGCTTTTGTCCATGCAATTGCAGTTCCTGAAGTTGATATGCTGGAAAAACTTGACAAAATTTGTGTGGTGGCAAGAGGTGATGGTGTTGTTGATGTAATAAATATCGAATCAGAATTCACAGCTGCAAAATCTAAAGCTAGAAAAACTGGTCAAACAAAGTCAAACGGAAAATCTTCATCTCAAAATCCCGAAAAACAAGATCAAAATCAACGGACGAGATTGCGTTTGGATTATTCATGTGGAGGGCATACTGCTGCTGTATCTTGTGTGTAAGTCATTGTTTTTGACTTTTATGTTTAAATAcattaaaattaattataaaaatttttgatattttttaggGCGTTTTCTATGTTTGGGGAGAAAGGAAGGTATGTTATATCAGGGGGAAATGATAAAGCTGTGAAAGCTTGGAATTTGTCAAGATTCTCTGAAGTGGATCAAACTACCAGGGACAATACCGACATTCtacatttaaacataaatttgaacagaAAAGTAAGTCCACTCCATCACTTTTTTCTtgaagggtatttttggtattttaacTTTTTGAAATGTTGGTAGGTGAATTGGCTGTGCAGCACCCCGAGTGATTCGGATAATCTTGTTGTATGTGATACATCTAAAGTAGTGAAGGTTTATACAATTGCATAATCGATTGTAACCTGAAATGGCTTCATTTGTTGAAgggttttcttttttttttttttttttttttttttttttttttttccaatttgatTGTCATTTAGGTATTTTAGTGGTTTCACAATTTTGAACATCTGTAATAAGTCTTTTAGAAATCTTATGTGTCTATGAACTTAAGCAACTATGAACATCACCATCAAATACTTGAAAGAAATATGCATGGAATTTTATAGTGTTCTTCCACtatgtcaaaataaaaaaaaaatgtactgttcgataagaatatatatatattttttaatatgttttattgaacttttgtagaaaaaaaatgttaaaaaaaaaacaaaaatagtaATTTTTGTGAATATGATGGGACGAGTATCATATAGTTATAATGAGAATTAAGTCATCCAAGAAGCATATTAACATTTGCTGGAAATCTGATAAATATCATAAAGTCACATAAAACTCAAAAGTATTTTCGGTTCTTCATGAGGCAACTTTAAAAAGTCATTTAGAGCATATTGAAAAATACTCTTCAAGAAAACTCATAGGCATTATACCTAGAATAAACCGATTTTGTTTTTCAGTATATTCACCAAATAAACTAGTATGCCCATGATAAAAGGCCCATTAGAGACATCACAAGAACATATAATTAGCAAGGGAAAGAGTGAAAACAATGAGCTTATTGAAGAGAAGAATTACAGAGCAATTCTCCTTGGGCTGAAAACCCTACAACTTCCATGAATTTGGAGCATATATTTTATTCTGCCAAAGGAGAATTGCCCTGCCATTCTATATCTCTCCCACTGCAATGAACATTCATTCGACTTACATTCTACTTACCACCTTCAGAATTTGGTACATGAAATCATGTCGAGATCGATGATATGCTCGATAAAAGATATTCCTTCTCACCATGTAAAGTTCATGAAGGCCATGAGTTTCTCATTTATACATTTCTTGACAGGGTAAAGATAGCAGTTGCTTTCAACCCTTAAGTTACTTGATTTGCATTTTATGATACTTTAGTAATGTTAGCGGTGTCATATATTATCACATTTGCAGAATAACTTTAATTGGTGATTCGCATGTTGATGGAATATTTGTAACTTcatatatagttatggacttacggTGCTTCAACAATTTGATTACAGCTACTCGAGTTCAATATTTCATCTTGTGATCACATTCTAGACAAGTTTTTTTTAGAGGAAATTCCACAAAAGTCACTAAGTTTACAtataaattcgattttgacaatGCATTATTTTTGTCTCAAATTGGACACTCTGTCTACCAGTTTCTTACAATTCTACTAACATGTCATGTTGACGTGTCAATTTTGATGACGTGACATATTGACATTGCATGATGACATGACATTTTTGGTGATATCACATTCTGgttgtcaaaataaaaaaaaaataaaaataatgtataGTGACTTTTGTGATAATTTTCcaaaatcgagcgacttttgtgCAACATGGTATTATTATATATTTTCCGGTTACAAATGATGAAAATTTGCAACTGGTGAGTATGATTGATAATCTTGTGGAGAACTTTCTCTAATTTAACTATATAGATAAATACGTATCAAATGCTACTAATTACAGGAAGCATCatatctcacacacacacacacacacacacatatatatatatatatatatatatatatatatatatatatatatatatatatatatatgtgtgtgtgtgtgtgtgtaggggggggggggttaatttATTACAAGAACTTAAAGATTTGCGAGAATTTCTAATCTGCTCATCATTTTTCCAAACCAAGACCATTATTGGACTCTTAGAGCCGTATCTTAGAGAGATCCAAGCTAAAAAAGGTTTGATGAACCCTttcttattttattgtatttattattatttttttgaactGTGCAATATATGCACATTTGAATGTTAATATATGTGAATCTATGCAcatttagtgttttttttttcaaaatttcaaaatattctatagcttggattacggcatccctcttctaagttataaaatagtttgttgggtcatagccttaatatttcatattgggtgttatattaaggactttaaataaattatcttgaatatctcccaaaagatatgtagttcagacatctatgatcttcccaaatatcttggaacttcacttcctctacatcctccaattattctccctaacccacaagttcaaggtcactcaagccctattggcaaggcaaggtctaggtgtgatcacatcttggagatgaagtcacatactgataagccgggagagttgggtgtcaaagtcttaagaaagttagtggttcaatcactttctaagtcacatagtgagttccttgggactcctatgaaacagactatgacaagaccattaatgatcttatctatttgctttgtgctgctaaatcagaaatgatttaatgtactagtaaagcaaatttgattaggagatcaacttcccaaaactttatggacagggacaatagtgacataggaaatccagaaaagcattctcttcccaatggaaatggatcggccatagtcaactcggttgaccaaatggtaaagagaaaggctaagtctgagatagtcccatttactattacctaagggttcatatggtcctattgccaaaaggaaagggcattggttgcgaagctgtcaattttacctgaaagatcataaagctagtaaagtcaataagtttgactttatttcaggtaaggtccactatctaactcggttaagtttctattctgagattcttattacaagatgtgactgggtcacatgttgatgtttaagaatcaaaggaaaagtgaaggaaacttaaagaaagagtatgttcgcgaagatggatttctatcgcttgattgaagattggattcttgagctactcttaggagttatgatagattgttaGGAAACAAGTAATAAGGGTGACTCAACTTCTCAGCTAGAGTTGGGGGTGGGACTTGTTGGCATAATGCAAGCTGGAACGTGGGAATTCGAGGTATCATGAACTACTACTAAAaaccaactttttttttctttttggacaAACGATATCAGGTCAGGTCTATGGATGGATCCAGATCTACGGGCCGGCCGGGGCCTGTATCTACTTATAGCTCAGGTCAACAGCAGGGGAGTAAATTCTTTCTTAGATAGCTTATTTAGATAGAAAGTTCCAGGGGTAAATTCTTCCACAAGTTCTACCTACGCTTCCCGGTTATAAGCGTAGTTAGACCTGAAAGAAAAAGCTTGCATCTGCTCCCCCTATTATATAACCGGTCCTATCTCTCTCCAAACCTAACGTGGTAGTTTCCCATCATAGGGCTTTCTATCTATAGATTAAGCCATTACCAAACCAAGGAGCGAATTCGTTCAGAAGTCAGTTGACTGCTTCTATAGATAAGGCGGAGCGTCCTTGGCTCAGCATTATAGCCCTTCTTAGTAAGGCTTCGGCCCTACTACAGCGCTTCGCTAACTCGAAGCGCCTCGCTATGAGAATCTAGCTTCGCTAACGTTCGGCTAAGTCTTGAACCTTCGCGCTGACCGTTCGCTTTCTCAGTAGCAAAAGCGCTTCTCTTTGCCCCTTAAGTAGAAGGACAAGAAAGATATTCTTGGTTTTCTTGCTCCCGCTTCCTCAT is part of the Lactuca sativa cultivar Salinas chromosome 7, Lsat_Salinas_v11, whole genome shotgun sequence genome and harbors:
- the LOC111880820 gene encoding uncharacterized protein LOC111880820 yields the protein MAESSVETNATPTTRPQARRLKGHKAIATCCIASRDRPGLIASSSEDGCVCWFDMRCKDLLFTMDAAQNPISSLCFKPGNEDIIYISSENEVKVFDIHMLASWKPLENFNYNKEEINQITCNSKSSFLAAADDGGDIKIIDIRQKCLYKTLRAAHESICSSVQFLPWRPWEVITGGLDSKLIMWDFSKGRPFKVMDLGKSDPESSSSGAQCFNPAFVHAIAVPEVDMLEKLDKICVVARGDGVVDVINIESEFTAAKSKARKTGQTKSNGKSSSQNPEKQDQNQRTRLRLDYSCGGHTAAVSCVAFSMFGEKGRYVISGGNDKAVKAWNLSRFSEVDQTTRDNTDILHLNINLNRKVNWLCSTPSDSDNLVVCDTSKVVKVYTIA